A segment of the Prochlorococcus marinus str. MIT 9215 genome:
TTTTTCAACCTCCAAAAGTGGTGAATTAGATTCCAAGGGTTCTTTAGAAAATACATCTATTGCCGCTCCTCCAATCAATGATTTATTTAAAGCTTCTGCTAATGCTCCTTCGTCAATTAAGCCTCCTCGAGCACAATTAATTAATTTTGCGCTACTTTTCATACTTTTAAGCACATCCATATTTACTAAATTCTCTGTTTCTGGTGTGCGAGGCAAATGCAAAGTGACATAATCAGATTGTTGGAATAAATCACTTAGTTCAGATAGTTTAACTTGTATTTGTTGAGCTCTTTCATTTGAAACAAAGGGATCATATCCGTAAACTTCCATTCCCAATGCATTAGCAACTTTCGCTACATGAGCACCAATTTTCCCTAAACCTACAACACCTAATTTTTTATTATAAAGCTCATTCCCAACAAATTTCTTTCTTTCCCATTTACCTAACAATGTACTATTGTTAGCAACTGGAATATGTCTAGATAAGGCCAACATCATAGCTATAGTATGCTCAGCAGCAGCTATCGTGTTACCTCCCGGAGAATTAACTACAAGAACTCCTTTTTGCGTAGCAGCCTTAACGTCTACATTGTCGACTCCAACTCCTGCTCTTCCGATAATTCTCAGTTTACTTGAAGAGTTAATAATTTCTTCAGTCACTTGAGTACCAGAGCGAATCATTAAAGCATCATAATCTCCAATAATGGAAGCCAACTCAGATTCTGAGATTCCTATTTTCTGATCAACCTGAGCAACTTGAGAAAGAATATCGATTCCTGTTTGATCAATTGGATCTGTAATGAGAACTTTTGTCATTTAAGATTGATTCTTTAATCTTTTACTTTAACTTAATCTATAGTGAATGTATCTTATTTTATTAATTTGAATAACACACAAACACTTGAGGATTGAAATTTGACAAAAAGTATTGTGATATTTGAAGACATCGATAAATGTATCAAGCTATTTGATGTTTTCAAAGAAAAATCAGTAATGCTATCTGAAGCTATTTTGATCCCACCAATAAGTGAAAAAATAACATCAGAAGAAACTGAATTGCTAAATGCGAATGCAAATATCTTACTCAAATCTCAAAATTTTGAAGATATAAGAATTTTAAATCCTAAACTTGATAGAAAGATTAGACAAAAAGAAATGAGTAGATGGCTTATGCCATTTGGTTTTATAGCTGGAATAGCTTTTTCTAATATGACAAATTTATCTACCTTCAGCTTTCTTGGTTTAAATAACATCGGGGAATCATTAATTGGAGGTTTCTTAGGAATGGGTTCAGGTTATTTAGGAAGCATTGTTTCTTCTGCAAGTATCAATATCAATAGAAATAAAGAATTGAGATCAATTATTAATTCCAACAAAGAGGGCAAATGGCTTGTTTTACTTGAAAATCAAATTGGAACTGAATTACCTTGGGCTTTGATAAAACAATCAGAAGCAAAAGATATAATTTTCTTAGAAGGTTAAATGATTGACTTAAAAGGAATCTTAATAAATTCAAACTACAAAAAAGAAACTGAGGAATTAATAAATATTGCTAACTTAGCTTACAAACACTGGGAAACTTATTGGACTGGATTTAATTCAACTTATGTTTGCGAAGAGATTTTAAAAGATTTTGAAAATTTAAATGATTTCAAATTTTTTATTCATGGAGGATTCTCCTCTTCTCAAAGATCAAAAATAGCTTGCTTTAGAGGAGATAATATTCCTGAAGAGGATGTGCTAAAAAATAATTTTCCTGCTCAAGGGATAAAATTTTATGGCAATTTTTTATTCGATAATGCAACACAAGACGACTTTAGATCCCTCCTAATTGAAAATGGGGTAAACAAAGTAAAAGTAGGAGATATATGGACAATTGGTGATAGGGGGGCACAAGGAATAATTGACAATTTAGATATTGAGCATCTAGATGAAAAGATTTTTTATTTGAGAGACGTAGAAGTAAAAATTAATTTAGTTGGTATAGATGAATTACTAATACCTGCTGGAAGAACAAAAAAACTTGTTAATACAGTAGAAGCTTCAACAAGATTAGACGCTATAGCTTCAGCAGGTTTTAGGATATCAAGAAAAAAAATTATTGAAAGGATAGAAAATGGAATGCTTAAGTTAAATGGAAGCAAAGTTAATAAGCCAACTATTAATCTAAAAATTGGCGACAAACTAGAACTAGAAAATAAAGGATTTATTGAAATTATAAATTTAGAAATCACCAAAAGAGAAAGATGGAAAGTTAAATTACTTAGAAAATGAAACTTTACCTGCTATTTTCTTATAAGGGGGGTCTAAAATTCTTCAATTTGGGCGATTAGCTCAGTGGTAGAGCACTACCTCGACACGGTAGTGGCCACTGGTTCGAATCCAGTATCGCCCATTAAAACTTTTGACGAACTAGCTTATATCCACAGAAAATAATTTCATTTTTTAGATTGTTAGAAAAGATGAAACTCAATCAAATAATTAATCTTCATAAGGGTCTCACAGCATTTGTAGTGGTAGCCCTTATGATCTTTTTTGATAATTTTACAATCGCTCCCTACATTTATTTAGCTTTACACGGTACTTATGGATTGCTTTGGCTACTCAAAGAAAAGATATTCCCTGATCCTTATTTTAAAGAAAAAATCAATTTTTTAACTTCAGTTACTGGTTTTATTTTCCTTGGAAGTTACTGGGTAGCCCCCTACATTCTTATCTCATCTCAAAAATCTGTTCCAAATATCGTAATAGCTGCATCTGTATCTATAAATATAATTGGTGTGTTTTTACACTTTGCTAGTGATGCCCAAAAATATTTTTCTCTTAAATTAAAAAAAGATCTAATTAAAGAAGGATTTTTCAAAAATATAAGGAATACAAATTATCTAGGAGAAATACTAATTTATCTATCATTCGCAATCCTTTCAATGAGTTTCGTTCCATTAGTAATTCTTGCAATATTTTTCTCTATAGTTTTTCTGCCAAGAATGATAAAAAAAGATAAATCACTCTCAAAGTATGATTCATTCGAAGAATACAAAAAGAAAAGTGGTCTTATTTTTCCTAAATTAAATGCTTAATAACAACTTACCAAGTTGGAGACAAGATTTAAAATCTTCAAGAAAAAAAGAGGGTAAATCACCTTCTAATAGATGGATTCAGCTTGCAACAGTTAGTCAAGAAAATGAGCCAAGATTAAGAACAGTTGTTTTCAGAGGATGGCATAAAAATAGTTCAATGATTATTTATACAGATAGAAGAAGTGAAAAAATTGGGCATTTAAAATCTAACCCTAGTGCAGAAATATTATGGTTTTTTTTGAAAACCAAGTCACAATATAGATTCAAAGGAAAATTACAAGAATTAACTGATAACAAAAATTATTGGGATACATTATCAGAAAAATCAAAATCTTCTTGGTTTTGGGAATCTCCTGGAGAGAAAATTAACCCAAAATTGCAATCTACTTTTGAAACATTATCCAATCTACCTAAGCCAGAAAATTTTGCAGTTCTAAATTTTGAAATCGATTCAGTAGATCTTCTTAAATTAGAACAGCCTATTCATAAAAGATATCTTTGGGAAAAGATTAAAAAATGGGAAAAGGTTGAAATCAATCCTTAAATATTTCTAATTTGTATATTTAGGTTGAAAAAGATCTAGTGATAAGTAAGTTTTAAAAAGAAGTAATATTCATATGAATTTCTCTGAAATTCCAGAAAACCCTTTTATTTTTTTATCTTGGGTAACTGCTATAGGACTGTTTATAAGTCTTTCAGAAGCAACTATTAAAATAAAACTCGAGAAAAGGAATAATTATCGTAAGAGGCTTGAATTAATAAATAGCCTTTATCCTAAAGAGTTAGTTTGAGGTATCCGAAAGTATGTTCGCTTGAAGGAATTGAAATAACCCGCCTTTACTTGTTTCTTCTTTTATTTCAACTTTCTTGGACGATTTAGATTTTGTTGAAGAAATAATCTCATCTTCATCCTCTGATTTCAAGATTCTAATGATAACTTCATCTAAGGAAAAATTACCAGGTCCTGTTAAAGCAATTGAAGTTGCTGAAGCAAAATATAAAAGTAGAAGCTCTAGTAAAAAGATATTAAATCCCGCAGTTACAAGTGCGTGATATATAGCGACAGAAATTGTTCCAACAATTGCTAAAGCTCCGAACCTTGTAGCTAACCCGATAATTAGTAACCAACTACCACCTATCTCTGAGAATGCAGCTATGTAAGATAACAATATTGGGAACGGAAGATGTAGTGGTCTAACGAAAGCATCAGCAAAATTTTCTATATTTGCTAATTTTTCATAACCGTGGTGAATAAGAACAGTTCCAGTTATAACTCTAAGTATTAATAAAGCAGTATCTTTGCTAAACGATTTTGTAAGAATTGTTGAAAGCACCATAAAAAAGTTATCCTTAAGTAAAAATAACTAGCCACAGTATCCATCGTGGATTAAACAGCAAAAGTCGCGCCTAATTAAGTATTTATACTTACTTATCTAAAGGATTCTTTTTCTGATTAAGAACTCAACTATATTAAAAATTATTTTTTGAATAATTTTCGAATACTCTCTGATTGATTTTCGGAATATTTTCTTTAAATTTGAAGAAACCTTTTTTGGCGAATTTCCACGCAAATAAATCTTCATCTCTCACGAGATTAAAAATTCTTTTATTGTGTAATTTTTTAAACTCAGTTATGAAATCATAATTATCTCCAACTCCAGGATAAATAAGGTCTATTCTGTTATTATTTTTAAAAGTAATTTCCAATGAAGATGGGTCAATCTGTATAACATTATCAAATTGCTTTTCAAATTCAGAGACCAAATCTTGTTTAAATTTCAAAACAGATTCAGACAATTTAACTTGTCTGTGGTCGTTCTTTAGAAGAATAATAAATACTTTTTTATAGCTTGGTAGTAAATTTTGAAAGGTTGAAAGGTGTAGATCATTTTCAAACATAATCAGATCATCTGATTTAGGTTCCATATTATTATTATAAATCTCATCTTCTAATGGTATTTGATTAGATTCTTCAAGATAAATTTGTTTATTAATTATTTTTTCTACATTAAATCTATTATTTGAAAATTTTCTGAGATTCGACGATGAAAAAAGATATTGCTTTCCCTTCGTTTGCAATCCTCCGACCCATCTCCAGCTAAGGAGATTAGATGCAGCATCACCATCAAAAAGGTATTTAAAGAAAAACTTTGCTCCCAATTGCCATGGAAGGCCTAGATTAAATATCCATGTACTCGCAAACCACATTCTTGTATGATTATGCAAATAGTTATGCTGCTTTAATTCAAGAACCCAGGAATTAAAAAAATCTATTTCTGTATTACCATTAATTGCTTTTTTATATAGCTCATAATCAAAATCAAGATTTTTTTCTGAAATAAAATTTTCCCAAACTTTAGGTCTATTTTCCATCCACCCTTTCCAGTAAACTCTCCAAAATATTTCTTCAACAAATTTAGTTGAGTTTTTGCTTTTATATTTACTTTTAATATCATTAATCAGGTCATATTCCGATAATATTCTATGAGTAATGAAAGGCGATAATTTTGAAACTGAACTTTCATTATTTGGCCCAAAATCAAAATTTCTTAATTTTGCATAATCATTAATTTTGTATTTCGCAAAATTTTCCCAGGTATTTTGAGCTTTTAATAAAAATGACATTTTTGATAACTCTAAAAAATTTTTTTTTGTATTGATATATATTTCAAAAATTTGCCTGCAAATTAATCTTTAAAATTTCTATTTCACTTTTAGTAAATATGTTTGATTAAAGTATTTAATTTAAGCTCATAATATGTACATTTTATACTCTTAAATCACTCTCTGCGTAGGAGGATACTTAGTTGTCAATTACTTTTTAAATCAAGTTTTAATTTTCAAATCTTTATTTACTGATTTCTTCTAAAAGTTTTAAATATTTATCAAAATTATTATGAATAATTTATTAGTGAGAGATGTTAAGTATATAGATGAACAATACAGAATAGGTGAAGGCATAATTTCAGACGATGCATTTAAGCAACTTGAGAAGCTCTTTATGCATGTTGATCCAGAATCTGACTACTTTAATCAAAAAAATAGCAGAGTTTTACCACGATTAGCTAAAGAAAACTATAAAGAATTTTTGGGAAGTTTGTTAACAAAAACGAGATTAAGCATTCAACCAAAAATTGATGGCTGTGCTATTGCAATTAGATATATAAATGGCAAGTTTAATAAAGCTATTACAAAAACAGGATTTGATGTCTCAAGCAAAATTAAACAAATTAAAAATGTCCCCGATTGTATTCCTATCAAACGAGATTTTCAAATTAGAGGTGAACTATACGCTACAAACCAAGTTGCCGGAATTTCCAAAAGAATTACAAGAAAATACCTCAATGATAAGAAAGGGTTTAGAGAAAGTCTCAGCTTTTGCTGTTTCCAAATACTTAATGGAAGACTTAATCAATATGAAACCCTTAACTATCTTAAAAAATGTGGCTTCAGCACCCCTGACAGTTACTTCACAAATCATACAAGCGAAATCCAAATATATAAAAAAAATTGGTTAGAGAGAAAAATATTTACGAAATATCCAACTAATGGGATAGTTATCAAAATAAATAGTAGGAAACTACAATTACTTAGAGAGAAAAGTTTAACTAAAAATAAAGAATGGCAATATGCAATTGAAAAATAATACTAATTAGCAACTTCAAAAAGATCTCACGAAACTGGCTTCCAATACTTACAGTAAGAATACTAATAAATTTTGGTTATATTCCAAAGCAATTTGCAGAATTACTAAATGACTGCCACTATTTCCAGACCTAAAATCTCCAAATGGGAAACATCTAATATTCCAAACCTTACAGGCAAAATAGCGCTAATTACTGGTGCAAATAGTGGTCTTGGGTACTACACTGCAAAGGCTTTAGCCGAAAAAAATGCTCACGTTGTTATAGCTTGTAGATCAATTGAAAAAGCTAATCAAACTATCAAAAAACTTAAATCTCTTAATCCTGAAGGAATATTTACACCTTTAGAATTAGATTTGTCAGATTTAAAAAATGTTGTTGGAGTTCAGTCTAAAATTTTTGATGGTTTTGAAAATTTAGATTTACTAATCAATAATGCAGGCATTATGCATCCGCCTAAAACACTTAGTGCCCAGGGATATGAAATACAATTTGCAGTTAATCATCTAGCTCATATGCTTTTGACCCTAAAGTTACTTCCAATTATTGAAAAAAAAGAAAAATCAAGAATAGTGACTGTTACTTCTGGAGCACAATTTTTTGGCAAAGTTGGTTGGGAAAATCTTAAAGCCGAGAACTATTACAACAAATGGGAATCCTACTCCAATAGTAAATTGGCAAATGTCATGTTTGCTTTGGAACTAAATGAGAACTTAAAACACAAAAATATACTTTCTTTAGCTGCGCACCCAGGAATTGCAAAAACTAATCTCTTTACTGCCCAAAAACCTAAACCTAGTCCAATAGAAACATTCTCCTTGGAATTATTTAGTCCTATTTTTCAATCTGCCGAGATGGGGGCTTTACCTCAACTTTTTGCAGCTACTTCACCAGATGCAAGAGGCGGTGATCATTATGGTCCTAAATTTAATTTCAGAGGCCATCCAAAACTATCCCCTACTTCTCCTTTCGCCATTAATAAAAAAGAAAGAAAAAAATTATGGGAAAAAAGCCTTGAAATACTTAGCAAGTTCTTATAATTTTTTCATTTTTACTAACTTTAAAAAATACTTCAAGATGTGTAACTCACTCTCTGAGAGTATCATGAATTCTGTTAAGGCATCATAATTTTTTTCATCAATTTTTTTTGACAATTCAATAAATTTTTCATGGTTTTCATTAACAAAGCGCTCAGCAATCTGAGACGGAGTTAAACCCTGCTCAATTAATTCACCTGGAGCATTTTTCTCCCACTTTTCATAAAACCAAGAGAACCAATATTTTGCAGTATTATCTTCCATTAATTAACTTTTCTTTGGCGAATTATATTAATACTGAAGAAAGATCTCATTATTGAATTAACCCTTAAACACAATTAATATAGATGCAATTATAAATTTAATGATAAATAATAATCATTCAAGTAAAAGAAAAAATATTAATCTTGTAATTGGATTAGGTAAATCTGGATTTTGGGCTGCCAAGTATTTGAAAAGCATCAATAAAAGAGTAATTGTTTGGGAAAGTAAAGATGGGATAGAATTATTAGAAAGAAAAACAGAATTGGAGAAACTTAATATACTAGTTTCTCTGAATAAAGAATTTGTATTTGAAGAAATTCAACCTTTGGTGAAAGAGATTGAATCTGTTGTTGTAAGTCCATCAATACCCTATGACCATACAACTATTATGGAATTAAAAAAAAAGGGACTTAAAGTAATTGGAGAAATTAATGTTGCTTGGGAAATTTTAAAAGACACAAATTGGATAGGTATTACTGGCACTAATGGCAAGACTACTGTTACTCATTTACTAAGTCATATACTCTGCGATACTGGATTATATGCGCCTTTTGCTGGAAACATTGGTACACCTTTATGTAAATATGCTTACTCCAAAAAAACCGAAAAA
Coding sequences within it:
- a CDS encoding photosystem II S4 domain protein; amino-acid sequence: MIDLKGILINSNYKKETEELINIANLAYKHWETYWTGFNSTYVCEEILKDFENLNDFKFFIHGGFSSSQRSKIACFRGDNIPEEDVLKNNFPAQGIKFYGNFLFDNATQDDFRSLLIENGVNKVKVGDIWTIGDRGAQGIIDNLDIEHLDEKIFYLRDVEVKINLVGIDELLIPAGRTKKLVNTVEASTRLDAIASAGFRISRKKIIERIENGMLKLNGSKVNKPTINLKIGDKLELENKGFIEIINLEITKRERWKVKLLRK
- a CDS encoding NAD-dependent DNA ligase, which produces MNNLLVRDVKYIDEQYRIGEGIISDDAFKQLEKLFMHVDPESDYFNQKNSRVLPRLAKENYKEFLGSLLTKTRLSIQPKIDGCAIAIRYINGKFNKAITKTGFDVSSKIKQIKNVPDCIPIKRDFQIRGELYATNQVAGISKRITRKYLNDKKGFRESLSFCCFQILNGRLNQYETLNYLKKCGFSTPDSYFTNHTSEIQIYKKNWLERKIFTKYPTNGIVIKINSRKLQLLREKSLTKNKEWQYAIEK
- a CDS encoding methyltransferase family protein, with protein sequence MKLNQIINLHKGLTAFVVVALMIFFDNFTIAPYIYLALHGTYGLLWLLKEKIFPDPYFKEKINFLTSVTGFIFLGSYWVAPYILISSQKSVPNIVIAASVSINIIGVFLHFASDAQKYFSLKLKKDLIKEGFFKNIRNTNYLGEILIYLSFAILSMSFVPLVILAIFFSIVFLPRMIKKDKSLSKYDSFEEYKKKSGLIFPKLNA
- a CDS encoding DoxX family protein, with translation MLSTILTKSFSKDTALLILRVITGTVLIHHGYEKLANIENFADAFVRPLHLPFPILLSYIAAFSEIGGSWLLIIGLATRFGALAIVGTISVAIYHALVTAGFNIFLLELLLLYFASATSIALTGPGNFSLDEVIIRILKSEDEDEIISSTKSKSSKKVEIKEETSKGGLFQFLQANILSDTSN
- a CDS encoding oxidoreductase, encoding MTATISRPKISKWETSNIPNLTGKIALITGANSGLGYYTAKALAEKNAHVVIACRSIEKANQTIKKLKSLNPEGIFTPLELDLSDLKNVVGVQSKIFDGFENLDLLINNAGIMHPPKTLSAQGYEIQFAVNHLAHMLLTLKLLPIIEKKEKSRIVTVTSGAQFFGKVGWENLKAENYYNKWESYSNSKLANVMFALELNENLKHKNILSLAAHPGIAKTNLFTAQKPKPSPIETFSLELFSPIFQSAEMGALPQLFAATSPDARGGDHYGPKFNFRGHPKLSPTSPFAINKKERKKLWEKSLEILSKFL
- a CDS encoding FAD-binding domain-containing protein, encoding MSFLLKAQNTWENFAKYKINDYAKLRNFDFGPNNESSVSKLSPFITHRILSEYDLINDIKSKYKSKNSTKFVEEIFWRVYWKGWMENRPKVWENFISEKNLDFDYELYKKAINGNTEIDFFNSWVLELKQHNYLHNHTRMWFASTWIFNLGLPWQLGAKFFFKYLFDGDAASNLLSWRWVGGLQTKGKQYLFSSSNLRKFSNNRFNVEKIINKQIYLEESNQIPLEDEIYNNNMEPKSDDLIMFENDLHLSTFQNLLPSYKKVFIILLKNDHRQVKLSESVLKFKQDLVSEFEKQFDNVIQIDPSSLEITFKNNNRIDLIYPGVGDNYDFITEFKKLHNKRIFNLVRDEDLFAWKFAKKGFFKFKENIPKINQRVFENYSKNNF
- a CDS encoding pyridoxamine 5'-phosphate oxidase family protein, with the protein product MLNNNLPSWRQDLKSSRKKEGKSPSNRWIQLATVSQENEPRLRTVVFRGWHKNSSMIIYTDRRSEKIGHLKSNPSAEILWFFLKTKSQYRFKGKLQELTDNKNYWDTLSEKSKSSWFWESPGEKINPKLQSTFETLSNLPKPENFAVLNFEIDSVDLLKLEQPIHKRYLWEKIKKWEKVEINP
- the serA gene encoding phosphoglycerate dehydrogenase: MTKVLITDPIDQTGIDILSQVAQVDQKIGISESELASIIGDYDALMIRSGTQVTEEIINSSSKLRIIGRAGVGVDNVDVKAATQKGVLVVNSPGGNTIAAAEHTIAMMLALSRHIPVANNSTLLGKWERKKFVGNELYNKKLGVVGLGKIGAHVAKVANALGMEVYGYDPFVSNERAQQIQVKLSELSDLFQQSDYVTLHLPRTPETENLVNMDVLKSMKSSAKLINCARGGLIDEGALAEALNKSLIGGAAIDVFSKEPLESNSPLLEVEKNLILTPHLGASTREAQENVAVDVAEQIRDVLLGLSARTAVNIPGLSPDIMDSLKPHLQLAETMGLLISQLSGGQIQKLEVKLQGEFVQHPSQPLIIASLKGLLSKALGDRINYVNASLEADSRGITVVESKDEARPEFASGSLQLTTYGDNGDHSVAGSIFADGELKIMSIDQYPVNVSPSRYMLVTRHRDMPGIIGKLGSLLGSNNVNIASMQVGRKIVRGEAVMVLSIDDPIPNKLLDTIIEVEGITNANPVTL